The following are encoded together in the Bos javanicus breed banteng chromosome 4, ARS-OSU_banteng_1.0, whole genome shotgun sequence genome:
- the IGFBP3 gene encoding insulin-like growth factor-binding protein 3 has product MLRARPALWAAALTALTLLRGPPAARAGAGTMGAGPVVRCEPCDARAVAQCAPPPPSPPCAELVREPGCGCCLTCALREGQPCGVYTERCGSGLRCQPPSGDPRPLQALLDGRGLCANASAVGRLRPYLLPSASGNGSESEEDHSMGSTENQAGPSTHRVPVSKFHPVHTKMDVIKKGHAKDSQRYKVDYESQSTDTQNFSSESKRETEYGPCRREMEDTLNHLKFLNMLSPRGIHIPNCDKKGFYKKKQCRPSKGRKRGFCWCVDKYGQPLPGFDVKGKGDVHCYSMESK; this is encoded by the exons ATGCTGCGGGCACGCCCCGCGCTCTGGGCTGCGGCTTTGACCGCACTGACGTTGCTCCGCGGACCGCCGGCGGCACGAGCTGGGGCGGGCACGATGGGCGCCGGCCCAGTGGTGCGCTGCGAGCCGTGCGACGCGCGTGCCGTTGCCCAGTGCGCGCCGCCGCCCCCCTCGCCCCCGTGCGCCGAGCTGGTGCGCGAGCCGGGCTGCGGTTGCTGTCTCACGTGCGCGCTGCGCGAGGGTCAGCCTTGCGGCGTCTACACCGAGCGCTGTGGCTCCGGCCTCCGCTGCCAGCCGCCGTCTGGCGATCCGCGCCCGCTACAAGCGTTGTTGGACGGCCGCGGGCTCTGCGCCAACGCCAGCGCCGTCGGCCGCCTGCGCCCTTACCTGCTACCGTCCGCGTCAG GAAATGGCAGTGAGTCGGAAGAAGACCACAGCATGGGGAGCACAGAGAACCAGGCTGGCCCCAGCACACACCGGGTGCCCGTCTCCAAATTCCACCCCGTCCACACCAAGATGGATGTCATCAAGAAAGGTCATGCCAAGGACAGCCAGCGCTACAAGGTTGACTACGAGTCTCAGAGCACAGACACCCAGAACTTCTCCTCTGAGTCCAAGCGTGAGACAGAATAC GGGCCCTGCCGCCGGGAAATGGAAGACACGCTGAACCACCTCAAGTTCCTGAACATGCTCAGCCCCAGGGGCATCCACATTCCCAACTGCGACAAGAAGGGCTTCTACAAGAAAAAGCAG tgccgccCTTCCAAGGGCAGGAAGCGGGGTTTCTGCTGGTGTGTGGATAAGTACGGGCAGCCCCTCCCGGGCTTCGACGTGAAGGGGAAAGGGGACGTGCACTGCTACAGCATGGAGAGCAAGTAG